The proteins below come from a single Desulfuromonas acetoxidans DSM 684 genomic window:
- a CDS encoding ABC transporter permease has protein sequence MILKLKAMLVKELKQMLRDPKMRIIVFGFPLVQLLVFSFALTLDVKNIDLVIVDDDRSVVTREITDDFIASGYFKVYGMVDSLAQARQLLDRGDVRGILMFAAGTARDLESGKTVAVQLIADGTMSNDSGIMFNYASSVLQRYNRALTAHIEPAVELVPRNLFNVNLDSRNFYVPGLITLMILVTSTLLTSIAIVREKEIGTIEQVMVTPIGRFEFIIGKTLPFFLTGYLTTTMMFVLARVVFGITVKGSVVVLIFVVGLNILSYLGLALLISTISHTQQQALLTAFFIMMPCALLSGYLFPVNNMPQAVQYLTHLNPMRWGFEAITGVVIKGAGLVDLWQQIMWEMVHAVGFLTIAAVKFRKTL, from the coding sequence ATGATTCTCAAACTCAAAGCCATGCTGGTCAAAGAGCTCAAGCAGATGCTGCGTGATCCGAAAATGCGCATTATTGTGTTCGGCTTCCCCTTGGTGCAACTGCTGGTGTTCTCCTTTGCCCTGACTCTGGATGTTAAAAACATCGATCTGGTCATTGTCGATGACGACCGGTCCGTGGTCACCCGCGAGATCACCGATGATTTTATCGCCTCCGGCTATTTTAAGGTGTATGGCATGGTGGATTCATTGGCCCAGGCTCGCCAGTTGTTGGACCGTGGTGATGTGCGGGGCATTCTGATGTTTGCCGCCGGAACCGCTCGCGATCTGGAATCGGGAAAAACGGTGGCCGTCCAGTTGATCGCCGACGGCACCATGAGCAACGACTCCGGTATTATGTTTAACTACGCCAGCAGCGTGCTGCAGCGCTACAATCGCGCTCTAACCGCCCATATTGAGCCCGCTGTTGAATTGGTGCCGCGCAATCTGTTCAACGTCAATCTCGACAGCCGCAACTTTTATGTGCCGGGGCTGATCACGCTGATGATTCTTGTGACCAGCACCTTGCTGACCAGTATTGCCATTGTCCGTGAAAAAGAGATTGGTACCATTGAGCAGGTGATGGTTACGCCCATTGGCCGTTTTGAGTTCATTATCGGCAAGACCCTGCCGTTTTTTCTGACCGGCTATCTAACCACGACCATGATGTTTGTGCTGGCGCGGGTGGTGTTCGGCATCACCGTCAAAGGGAGTGTGGTTGTGCTGATCTTTGTCGTCGGCCTGAATATCCTCTCCTACCTGGGGCTGGCCTTATTGATCAGTACCATCTCCCATACCCAGCAGCAGGCGCTGTTGACAGCGTTCTTCATCATGATGCCTTGTGCTTTGCTCAGTGGTTATCTTTTTCCGGTCAACAACATGCCACAGGCCGTCCAGTATCTGACCCATCTCAATCCGATGCGTTGGGGGTTTGAAGCGATTACCGGCGTGGTGATCAAAGGAGCCGGGCTGGTGGATTTGTGGCAACAGATCATGTGGGAGATGGTTCACGCCGTGGGCTTTTTGACGATTGCTGCAGTCAAGTTCCGCAAGACCTTATAG